Proteins encoded in a region of the Papaver somniferum chloroplast, complete genome genome:
- the psaA gene encoding photosystem I P700 chlorophyll a apoprotein A1 — MIIRSPEPEVKILVDRDPVKTSFEEWARPGHFSRTIAKGPDTTTWIWNLHADAHDFDSHTSDLEEISRKVFSAHFGQLSIIFLWLSGMYFHGARFSNYEAWLSDPTHIRPSAQVVWPIVGQEILNGDVGGGFRGIQITSGFFQIWRASGITSELQLYCTAIGALVFAALMLFAGWFHYHKAAPKLAWFQDVESMLNHHLAGLLGLGSLSWAGHQIHVSLPINQFLDAGVDPKEIPLPHEFILNRDLLAQLYPSFAEGATPFFTLNWSKYAEFLTFRGGLDPVTGGLWLTDIAHHHLAIAILFLIAGHMYRTNWGIGHGLKDILEAHKGPFTGQGHKGLYEILTTSWHAQLSLNLAMLGSLTIVVAHHMYAMPPYPYLATDYGTVLSLFTHHMWIGGFLIVGAAAHAAIFMVRDYDPTTRYNDLLDRVLRHRDAIISHLNWACIFLGFHSFGLYIHNDTMSALGRPQDMFSDTAIQLQPVFAQWVQNTHALAPGATAPGATTSTSLTWGGSGLVAVGGKVALLPIPLGTADFLVHHIHAFTIHVTVLILLKGVLFARSSRLIPDKANLGFRFPCDGPGRGGTCQVSAWDHVFLGLFWMYNAISVVIFHFSWKMQSDVWGSINDQGVVTHITGGNFAQSSITINGWLRDFLWAQASQVIQSYGSSLSAYGLFFLGAHFVWAFSLMFLFSGRGYWQELIESIVWAHNKLKVAPATQPRALSIVQGRAVGVTHYLLGGIATTWAFFLARIIAVG, encoded by the coding sequence ATGATTATTCGTTCGCCGGAACCAGAAGTTAAAATTTTGGTGGATCGGGATCCCGTAAAAACTTCTTTCGAGGAATGGGCCAGACCAGGTCATTTCTCAAGAACAATAGCTAAAGGCCCTGATACTACCACTTGGATCTGGAACCTACATGCCGATGCTCACGATTTCGATAGCCATACCAGTGATTTGGAGGAGATCTCCCGAAAAGTATTTAGTGCCCATTTCGGTCAACTCTCCATCATATTTCTTTGGCTGAGTGGCATGTATTTCCACGGTGCCCGTTTTTCCAATTATGAAGCATGGCTAAGCGATCCTACTCACATTAGACCCAGCGCTCAGGTGGTTTGGCCGATCGTGGGCCAAGAAATATTGAATGGTGATGTGGGTGGTGGTTTCCGAGGAATACAAATAACCTCTGGGTTTTTTCAGATTTGGAGAGCGTCTGGAATAACTAGTGAATTACAACTCTATTGTACTGCAATTGGTGCATTGGTCTTTGCGGCGTTAATGCTTTTTGCTGGTTGGTTCCATTATCACAAAGCTGCTCCAAAGTTGGCTTGGTTCCAAGATGTAGAATCCATGTTGAATCACCATTTAGCGGGGTTACTAGGACTTGGATCTCTTTCTTGGGCGGGACACCAAATACATGTCTCTTTACCAATTAACCAATTTCTAGACGCTGGAGTAGATCCTAAGGAGATCCCACTTCCCCATGAATTTATCTTGAACCGGGATCTTTTGGCTCAACTTTATCCAAGTTTTGCCGAGGGAGCAACCCCGTTTTTCACCTTGAATTGGTCAAAATATGCCGAATTTCTTACTTTTCGTGGAGGATTAGATCCAGTAACAGGGGGTCTATGGCTGACCGATATTGCACACCATCATTTAGCTATTGCAATTCTTTTCCTGATAGCCGGTCACATGTATAGGACTAACTGGGGGATTGGTCATGGCCTGAAAGATATTTTAGAGGCTCATAAAGGTCCATTTACAGGCCAGGGCCATAAAGGGCTATATGAAATCCTAACAACGTCATGGCATGCTCAATTATCTCTAAATTTAGCTATGTTAGGCTCTTTAACCATTGTTGTAGCTCACCATATGTATGCCATGCCTCCTTATCCATATCTCGCTACTGACTATGGTACAGTACTTTCGTTGTTCACACATCACATGTGGATCGGTGGATTTCTCATAGTTGGTGCTGCTGCACATGCAGCCATTTTTATGGTAAGAGATTATGATCCAACTACTCGATACAACGATCTATTAGATCGTGTCCTTAGGCACCGCGATGCAATCATATCGCATCTCAACTGGGCATGTATATTTCTAGGCTTTCACAGTTTTGGTTTGTATATTCATAATGATACCATGAGCGCTTTAGGGCGTCCGCAAGATATGTTTTCAGATACCGCAATTCAATTACAACCCGTCTTTGCTCAATGGGTACAAAACACTCACGCTTTAGCACCTGGTGCAACAGCTCCTGGTGCAACAACAAGCACCAGCTTGACTTGGGGGGGTAGTGGTTTAGTAGCAGTAGGTGGTAAAGTAGCTTTGTTACCTATTCCATTAGGAACCGCGGATTTTTTGGTACATCACATTCATGCATTTACGATCCATGTAACGGTATTAATACTACTGAAAGGTGTTCTATTTGCTCGTAGTTCCCGTTTGATACCTGATAAAGCAAATCTGGGTTTTCGTTTCCCTTGTGACGGACCTGGAAGAGGGGGAACATGTCAAGTATCCGCCTGGGATCATGTCTTCTTAGGTCTATTCTGGATGTACAATGCAATTTCGGTAGTAATATTCCATTTCAGTTGGAAAATGCAGTCAGATGTTTGGGGTAGTATAAACGATCAAGGAGTGGTAACTCATATCACGGGAGGAAACTTTGCGCAGAGTTCCATTACTATTAATGGGTGGCTCCGTGACTTTTTATGGGCACAGGCATCCCAGGTAATTCAGTCTTATGGTTCTTCATTATCTGCATATGGTCTTTTTTTCCTAGGTGCTCATTTTGTCTGGGCTTTCAGTTTAATGTTTCTATTCAGCGGCCGCGGCTATTGGCAAGAACTTATTGAATCCATCGTTTGGGCTCATAACAAATTAAAAGTTGCTCCTGCTACTCAGCCTAGAGCCTTGAGCATTGTACAAGGACGTGCTGTAGGAGTAACCCATTACCTTCTGGGTGGAATTGCCACAACATGGGCGTTCTTCTTAGCAAGAATTATTGCAGTAGGATAA
- the rps4 gene encoding ribosomal protein S4 gives MSRYRGPRFKKIRRLGALPGLTSKRPKAGNDLRNQSRSVKKSQYRIRLEEKQKLRFHYGLTERQLLKYVRIAGKAKGSTGQVLLQLLEMRLDNILFRLGMASTIPGARQLVNHRHILVNGHIVDIPSYRCKPRDIITTRDEQKSKALIQNYLDSSSHEELPKHLTLHSSQYKGLVNQIIDSKWVGLKINELLVVEYYSRQT, from the coding sequence ATGTCTCGTTACCGAGGGCCTCGTTTCAAAAAAATACGCCGTCTGGGGGCTTTACCGGGACTAACTAGTAAAAGGCCTAAAGCCGGAAATGATCTTAGAAATCAATCGCGTTCTGTGAAAAAGTCTCAATATCGTATTCGTCTAGAAGAAAAACAAAAATTGCGGTTTCATTATGGTCTGACAGAGCGACAATTACTTAAATATGTTCGTATCGCCGGAAAAGCCAAAGGGTCAACTGGTCAAGTTTTACTACAATTACTTGAAATGCGTTTGGATAACATACTTTTTCGATTGGGTATGGCTTCGACCATTCCTGGAGCTCGGCAATTAGTTAACCATAGACATATTTTAGTTAATGGCCATATAGTAGATATACCAAGTTATCGCTGCAAACCCCGAGATATTATTACGACGAGGGATGAACAAAAATCCAAAGCTCTGATTCAAAATTATCTTGATTCATCCTCCCATGAAGAATTGCCAAAACATTTGACTCTTCATTCATCCCAATATAAAGGGTTAGTCAATCAAATAATAGATAGTAAGTGGGTCGGCTTGAAAATAAACGAATTGCTGGTCGTAGAATATTATTCCCGTCAGACTTGA
- the ndhC gene encoding NADH dehydrogenase subunit 3, whose product MFLLYEYDIFWAFLIISSLIPILAFFISGVLAPTREGPEKLSSYESGIEPMGDAWLQFRIRYYMFALVFVVFDVETVFLYPWAMSFDVLGVSVFIEALIFVLILIVGLVYAWRKGALEWS is encoded by the coding sequence ATGTTTCTGCTTTACGAATATGACATTTTCTGGGCATTTCTAATAATATCAAGTCTTATTCCTATTTTGGCTTTTTTCATTTCCGGGGTTTTAGCCCCGACTCGCGAAGGACCGGAGAAACTTTCTAGTTATGAATCAGGCATAGAACCAATGGGCGACGCTTGGTTACAATTCCGAATTCGTTATTATATGTTTGCTCTGGTTTTTGTTGTTTTTGATGTTGAAACGGTTTTTCTTTACCCATGGGCGATGAGTTTCGATGTATTGGGTGTATCCGTTTTTATAGAAGCTTTAATTTTCGTGCTTATCCTAATTGTTGGTTTAGTTTATGCATGGCGAAAAGGAGCGTTGGAATGGTCTTAG
- the ndhK gene encoding NADH dehydrogenase subunit K: MNSIEFPVLDQTTQNSVISTTSNDLSNWSRLSSLWPLLYGTSCCFIEFASLIGSRFDFDRYGLVPRSSPRQADLILTAGTVTMKMAPSLVRLYEQMPEPKYVIAMGACTITGGMFSTDSYSTVRGVDKLIPVDVYLPGCPPKPEAVIDAITKLRKKVSREIYEDRFGSQQNNRCFTTTHKFYVGRSTHTGNYDQGLLYQSRSTSEIPYETFLKYQSSVSSHELVN, translated from the coding sequence ATGAATTCCATTGAGTTTCCGGTACTTGATCAAACAACCCAAAATTCAGTTATTTCAACTACATCAAATGATCTTTCAAATTGGTCAAGACTCTCCAGTTTATGGCCGCTTCTGTATGGTACCAGTTGTTGCTTTATTGAATTTGCTTCATTAATAGGCTCGCGCTTCGACTTTGATCGTTATGGCTTGGTACCAAGATCGAGTCCTAGGCAAGCGGACTTAATTTTAACAGCCGGCACAGTAACAATGAAAATGGCTCCCTCTTTAGTAAGATTATATGAGCAAATGCCTGAACCAAAATATGTAATTGCTATGGGAGCCTGCACTATTACAGGAGGGATGTTCAGTACTGATTCTTATAGTACTGTTCGAGGAGTTGATAAGCTAATTCCTGTGGATGTTTATTTGCCAGGTTGCCCTCCTAAACCGGAGGCAGTTATCGATGCTATAACAAAACTTCGTAAGAAGGTATCTCGAGAAATCTACGAAGATAGATTTGGGTCTCAACAGAATAATCGATGTTTTACTACCACTCACAAGTTTTATGTTGGACGTAGCACGCATACTGGAAATTATGATCAAGGATTACTCTATCAATCGCGATCTACTTCAGAGATACCTTATGAAACATTTTTAAAATACCAAAGTTCAGTATCTTCCCATGAATTAGTGAATTAG
- the ndhJ gene encoding NADH dehydrogenase subunit J, whose amino-acid sequence MQGRLSAWLVKHGLVHRSLGFDYQGVETLQIKPEDWHSIAVILYVYGYNYLRSQCAYDVAPGGLLASVYHLTRIEYGVDQPEEVCIKVFAPRINPRIPSVFWIWKSADFQERESYDMLGISYDNHPRLKRILMPESWIGWPLRKDYIAPKFYEIQDAH is encoded by the coding sequence ATGCAGGGTCGTTTGTCTGCTTGGCTAGTCAAGCATGGGTTAGTTCATAGATCTTTAGGCTTCGATTACCAAGGAGTCGAAACTTTACAAATAAAGCCCGAGGATTGGCATTCCATTGCTGTCATTTTATATGTATATGGTTACAATTATCTACGCTCTCAGTGTGCCTATGATGTAGCACCAGGCGGACTCTTAGCTAGTGTGTATCATCTTACGAGAATAGAGTATGGTGTGGATCAGCCAGAGGAGGTATGCATAAAAGTATTTGCCCCGAGGATAAATCCCAGAATTCCATCTGTTTTTTGGATTTGGAAAAGTGCGGATTTCCAAGAACGGGAATCTTATGATATGTTGGGAATCTCTTATGATAATCATCCACGCCTGAAACGTATTTTGATGCCTGAAAGTTGGATAGGATGGCCCTTACGTAAGGATTATATTGCTCCAAAATTCTATGAAATACAAGATGCTCATTGA
- the ycf3 gene encoding photosystem I assembly protein Ycf3, translating into MPRSRINGNFIDKTSSIVANILLRIIPTTSGEKEAFTYYRDGMSAQSEGNYAEALQNYYEAMRLEIDPYDRSYILYNIGLIHTSNGEHTKALEYYFRALERNPFLPQAFNNMAVICHYRGEQAIRQGDSEIAEAWSDQAAEYWKQAIALTPGNYIEAHNWLKITRRFE; encoded by the exons ATGCCTAGATCACGGATAAATGGAAATTTTATTGATAAGACCTCTTCAATTGTGGCCAATATCTTATTACGCATAATTCCGACAACTTCCGGAGAAAAAGAGGCATTTACCTATTATAGAGATG GGATGTCAGCTCAATCCGAAGGAAATTATGCGGAAGCTTTACAGAATTATTATGAAGCTATGAGACTAGAAATTGATCCCTATGATCGAAGTTATATACTGTATAACATAGGCCTTATCCACACAAGTAACGGAGAACATACAAAAGCTTTGGAATATTATTTCCGGGCATTAGAACGAAATCCATTCTTACCACAAGCTTTTAATAATATGGCCGTGATCTGTCATTAC CGAGGAGAACAGGCTATTCGGCAGGGAGATTCTGAAATTGCGGAAGCTTGGTCCGATCAAGCGGCTGAGTATTGGAAACAAGCTATAGCGCTTACTCCAGGTAATTATATTGAAGCGCATAATTGGTTGAAGATCACGCGGCGGTTTGAATAA